The following proteins are encoded in a genomic region of Pseudomonas saponiphila:
- a CDS encoding 4-vinyl reductase codes for MAKIAPQLPIEVDSETGVWTSDALPMLYVPRHFFVNNHMGIEEVLGAEAYAEILYKAGYKSAWHWCEKEAECHGLEGVAVFEHYMKRLSQRGWGLFKIQDIDLDKGTASVKLEHSAFVYVYGKVGRKVDYMFTGWFAGAMDQILAARGSKIRTVAEQVYGGSEEGHDDGLFVVKPL; via the coding sequence ATGGCCAAGATCGCCCCGCAATTGCCTATCGAAGTCGACAGCGAAACCGGTGTCTGGACCTCCGACGCCCTGCCGATGCTCTACGTGCCACGGCATTTCTTCGTCAACAACCACATGGGCATCGAGGAAGTGCTGGGGGCTGAAGCCTACGCCGAGATCCTCTACAAGGCCGGCTACAAGTCCGCCTGGCACTGGTGCGAAAAGGAAGCCGAATGCCACGGCCTGGAAGGCGTCGCGGTGTTCGAGCACTACATGAAGCGCCTGTCCCAGCGCGGCTGGGGGCTGTTCAAGATCCAGGACATCGACCTGGATAAAGGCACCGCCAGCGTCAAGCTCGAACACTCGGCGTTCGTCTACGTGTACGGCAAGGTCGGGCGCAAGGTCGACTACATGTTCACCGGCTGGTTCGCCGGCGCCATGGACCAGATCCTGGCCGCCCGTGGCAGCAAGATCCGCACCGTGGCAGAGCAGGTTTACGGTGGTTCCGAAGAAGGCCACGACGATGGCCTGTTCGTCGTCAAACCGTTGTAA
- the dgcA gene encoding dimethylglycine demethylation protein DgcA, with protein sequence MAFEAMFQPIQIGKLTIRNRVLSTAHAEVYATDGGMTTERYVKYYEEKAKGGIGLAICGGSSVVAIDSPQEWWSSVNLSTDRIIPHFQNLADAMHKHGAKIMIQITHMGRRSRWDGFNWPTLMSPSGVREPVHRATCKTIEPEEIWRVIGNYAQAARRAKAGGLDGVELSAVHQHMIDQFWSPRVNKRTDEWGGTFEKRMRFGLEVLKAVRAEVGDDFCVGMRLCGDEFHPDGLSHEDMKQIAKYYDDTGMLDFIGVVGSGCDTHNTLANVIPNMSFPPEPFLHLAAGIKEVVKVPVLHAQNIKDPNQATRILEGGYVDMVGMTRAHMADPHLIAKIKMGQIDQIKQCVGANYCIDRQYQGLDVLCIQNAATSREYMGVPHIIEKTTGIRRKVVVVGAGPAGMEAARVAAERGHDVTLFEKKDAIGGQITTASKAPQRDQIAGITRWYQLELARLKVDLRLGTAADTATILDLRPDVVVLAVGGHPYIEQNEHWGAAEGLVVSSWDILDGKVAPGKNVLVYDTICEFTGMSVTDFIADKGSQVEIVTDDIKPGIAVGGTSFPTYYRSLYPKEVIMTGDLTLEKVYREGDKLVAVLENEYTGAREERVVDQVVVENGVRPDEELYYGLKEGSRNKGQIDVEALFAIKPQPCLSETGEGYLLFRIGDCVSQRNTHAAIYDALRLCKDF encoded by the coding sequence ATGGCTTTCGAAGCGATGTTCCAGCCGATCCAGATCGGCAAACTGACCATCCGCAACCGCGTGCTGAGCACCGCGCACGCCGAGGTCTACGCCACCGACGGCGGCATGACCACTGAACGGTATGTGAAGTACTACGAAGAAAAGGCCAAGGGCGGCATCGGCCTGGCGATCTGCGGCGGCTCCTCGGTAGTGGCCATCGACAGTCCCCAGGAATGGTGGAGCTCGGTGAACCTGTCCACCGACCGCATCATCCCGCACTTCCAGAACCTCGCCGACGCCATGCACAAGCATGGCGCCAAGATCATGATCCAGATTACCCACATGGGCCGGCGCTCGCGCTGGGACGGCTTCAACTGGCCGACCCTGATGTCGCCGTCCGGGGTGCGCGAGCCGGTGCACCGTGCCACCTGCAAGACCATCGAGCCGGAAGAGATCTGGCGGGTGATCGGCAACTACGCCCAGGCCGCGCGCCGGGCCAAGGCCGGCGGCCTGGACGGCGTCGAACTGTCGGCGGTGCACCAGCACATGATCGACCAGTTCTGGAGCCCGAGGGTCAACAAACGCACCGACGAATGGGGCGGCACCTTCGAGAAGCGCATGCGTTTCGGCCTGGAAGTGCTCAAGGCGGTGCGCGCTGAAGTCGGTGACGATTTCTGCGTCGGCATGCGCCTGTGCGGCGACGAATTCCACCCGGACGGCCTGTCCCACGAGGACATGAAGCAAATCGCCAAGTACTACGACGACACCGGCATGCTGGACTTCATCGGCGTGGTCGGCTCGGGCTGCGACACCCACAACACCCTGGCCAACGTGATCCCCAACATGAGCTTCCCGCCGGAGCCCTTCCTGCACCTGGCGGCGGGCATCAAGGAAGTGGTCAAGGTCCCGGTGCTGCACGCGCAGAACATCAAGGACCCGAACCAGGCCACGCGGATTCTCGAAGGCGGTTACGTCGACATGGTCGGCATGACCCGCGCGCACATGGCCGACCCGCACCTGATCGCCAAGATCAAGATGGGCCAGATCGACCAGATCAAGCAGTGCGTCGGCGCCAACTACTGCATCGACCGCCAGTACCAGGGCCTGGACGTGCTGTGCATCCAGAACGCCGCCACGTCCCGTGAGTACATGGGCGTGCCGCACATCATCGAGAAAACCACCGGCATCAGGCGCAAGGTGGTGGTGGTCGGTGCCGGTCCTGCCGGTATGGAAGCCGCTCGCGTCGCCGCTGAACGTGGCCACGACGTGACCCTGTTCGAGAAGAAGGACGCCATTGGCGGGCAGATCACCACCGCCTCCAAGGCCCCGCAACGGGATCAGATCGCCGGTATCACCCGTTGGTACCAGCTGGAGCTGGCGCGCCTGAAAGTCGACCTGCGCCTGGGCACCGCGGCGGACACCGCGACCATCCTCGACCTGCGCCCCGACGTGGTGGTGCTGGCCGTGGGCGGCCATCCGTACATCGAGCAGAACGAACACTGGGGCGCCGCCGAAGGGCTGGTGGTCAGCAGCTGGGACATCCTCGACGGCAAGGTGGCACCGGGCAAGAACGTGCTGGTGTACGACACCATCTGCGAGTTCACCGGCATGTCGGTCACCGACTTCATTGCCGACAAGGGCTCGCAAGTGGAGATCGTCACCGACGACATCAAGCCGGGCATCGCCGTGGGCGGCACCTCGTTCCCCACCTACTACCGCAGCCTGTACCCCAAGGAAGTGATCATGACCGGGGACCTGACCCTGGAGAAGGTCTACCGCGAGGGCGACAAGCTGGTGGCGGTACTGGAGAACGAATACACCGGCGCCCGCGAGGAGCGGGTGGTGGACCAGGTGGTGGTGGAAAACGGCGTGCGTCCCGACGAGGAGCTCTACTACGGGCTCAAGGAAGGTTCGCGCAACAAGGGCCAGATCGACGTCGAGGCACTGTTCGCGATCAAGCCGCAGCCGTGCCTGAGCGAGACGGGGGAGGGCTACCTGTTGTTCCGCATCGGCGACTGCGTGTCCCAGCGCAACACCCATGCCGCGATCTACGACGCACTGCGCCTGTGCAAGGATTTCTAA